Part of the Candidatus Brocadia sinica JPN1 genome, CCTTTATTTACACCTTGGGGAACGTTTAACCCCATTAACACTCCCCCAACTCCATTTTTATTATATCACGAAAGACAATTTTTGCAAACAGGTAAGAGACAAACAGTTTGTAAGTAATTACTAATAAAAAATTTACAATAAAACATTTTCTAAAAAGAAGAGCCGGAGATGGAAAAAAGGAGACCAGCGTTGGGGCGCTAGTAGGGTAAGACCCTAAAACCACCTCCGACTCTATAGTATTATAGCATAGAGTAAAAAAATTTACAAATTTTCAGACAGGGGTAAAAATCACTAAATTTACACTGATTTTACAAAAAATCACTTGCCCCGTGGGTGTTGCTTTTTGTACTATCCTGTTGACAAAGAATTTTAAAAATGAGATCCTCTCCCCATATTTCTCTCGTCGGGGGGATAAAGGAGTGTGTAATTTTACCATAACACACCCCTGACTCCTTTTTGGGGGGAGATTAATTGTAAAGGATTATTGCGTTGCACATCATCACATCAATAAGGGATATTCAAGGGCATATCAAGAAGCTGAAGGAAAACCATGCAACAATCGGTTTTGTTCCTACGATGGGGGCATTGCATGAAGGGCATTTGAGCCTGGTAAGAGAGGCAAAAAGAAAAAACGATACTGTGGTGGTGAGTATCTTTGTAAACGCCTTGCAATTTGGGGAGAACGAAGATTTTTCACACTATCCAAGGACGTTTGAAAATGACTGCAAACTCCTTTCTCAGGAAGGAGTTGATATGGTATTTCATCCGGATGCAGCAAAGATGTATTCGAAGGGGTTTTGTACATCAGTTATACCCGGACACCTTGAAAATGCCCTCTGTGGCAAATCTCGTCCAGGCCATTTCCGGGGAGTTGCGGTAGTTGTGCTAAAACTATTCAACATCGTAAAACCCGATATTGCCTATTT contains:
- the panC gene encoding pantoate--beta-alanine ligase: MHIITSIRDIQGHIKKLKENHATIGFVPTMGALHEGHLSLVREAKRKNDTVVVSIFVNALQFGENEDFSHYPRTFENDCKLLSQEGVDMVFHPDAAKMYSKGFCTSVIPGHLENALCGKSRPGHFRGVAVVVLKLFNIVKPDIAYFGQKDFQQTVIIKRVVSDLNVDVIIKILPTMRDQNGLALSSRNAYLSEVEKKDALCLYKALTKAQSMVQAGIQNTENIVQEMEKIIHTTKSATIDYISIVSPETLEEVPMAHSGDVAALAVRIGKTRLIDNVILLFS